Proteins encoded within one genomic window of Aquarana catesbeiana isolate 2022-GZ linkage group LG03, ASM4218655v1, whole genome shotgun sequence:
- the LOC141131176 gene encoding uncharacterized protein, translating into MTITIHRRIDVRRQYNPEVNGFLFHSVKKRCIHSLHFLQDVSNRIEKEALNRAIARQLERGGRDVVRLDWREHITLPLQTDLRKFRSYKDRSVRDPLWTLRDKKHNYRELPPEVQDTLGASLTTLSTILPPNSQDFCCTLTFSCAYVAIRDCFTPITPWTPQNQHSARSPQMRREMCADFWSWPEDIAECLRLPSLGSPVEGDTRWVWEERPSFQRHLVFFHMALWKGYRLLSLGGALHYWLLVLEGAGTDEKQLVVMRFYFLPH; encoded by the exons ATGACTATCACCATACATAGAAGGATTGACGTGAG GAGGCAGTACAACCCAGAAGTTAATGGTTTCCTGTTTCACTCAGTGAAGAAGAGATGT ATTCATTCTCTCCACTTCCTGCAGGACGTCAGCAACCGAATAGAGAAAGAGGCTCTGAATCGAGCGATCGCCAGACAgctggagagaggaggaagagacgtGGTGAGGCTGGACTGGAGAGAGCACATCACCCTTCCACTGCAGACAG ATCTCAGGAAGTTCCGCAGTTACAAGGACCGATCGGTGAGGGATCCTCTGTGGACGTTACGTGATAAG AAACATAACTACAGAGAATTACCGCCCGAGGTGCAGGATACTCTGGGGGCATCCCTGACGACTTTGTCCACTATTTTACCTCCCAATTCTCAGGACTTTTGCTGCACACTTACCTTCTCATGCGCTTATGTAGCCATCAGAGACTGTTTCACCCCTATTACACCCTGGACTCCTCAGAACCAGCACTCGGCTCGCAGCCCCCAGATGAGGCGTGAAATGTGCGCTGATTTCTGGTCATGGCCCGAAGACATTGCAGAGTGCCTTAGACTGCCCTCCCTTGGCTCTCCTGTAGAGGGCGACACACGCTGGGTGTGGGAGGAGAGACCTTCCTTCCAGCGCCATTTGGTATTCTTTCATATGGCATTATGGAAAGGGTATCGCCTCCTCAGTCTGGGAGGGGCTTTGCACTATTGGTTGCTGGTGCTGGAGGGGGCGGGCACAGACGAGAAGCAGTTAGTGGTAATGAGGTTTTATTTTTTACCACATTGA